Proteins encoded together in one Streptomyces roseifaciens window:
- a CDS encoding ABC-F family ATP-binding cassette domain-containing protein: MITVRGAGIRAGARLLMSDVSFHIAPGDRIGLVGRNGAGKTTLMRTLAGELRPAAGDITVTGSLGYLPQDAQAADPATLLTDRILSARGMDRAVRALRAAEDAMAKAGGAAAQERAMAAYARAEADFQARGGYAAEAEAARVAAGVGLPARSMGEPLGALSGGQRRRAELARILFAGHGTLLLDEPTNHLDADATAWLRTFLTSHQGGLVLISHDTGLLADTVNRVFHLDAHRATVDVHNTGWSAYLARRGADERRRTRERANAERKAAALRTQADRMRANVATAVAAKNMVRRADRMLAALEPARRTERTARIRLPEPAPCGRTPLGAVSLVKAYGGRSVLGGVDLAVDRGSRLAVLGLNGAGKTTLLKILAGREAPDSGRVVHGHGLRLGYFAQEHETLDPALTVRQNLAAAAPHLSDGEARHVLGAFLFGGDDADKPAGVLSGGERTRLALAGLVHSGANVLLLDEPTNNLDPASRDEVLGAVGAYPGALVMVTHDEGAVEALRPDRVLLLPDGTEDLWDDGYLDLVSSA, encoded by the coding sequence ATGATCACCGTTCGCGGTGCCGGCATCCGTGCCGGCGCCCGCCTCCTGATGTCCGACGTCTCCTTCCACATCGCCCCCGGCGACCGCATCGGCCTGGTCGGCCGCAACGGCGCCGGCAAGACGACCCTGATGAGGACCCTGGCCGGCGAGCTCCGGCCCGCCGCCGGAGACATCACCGTCACCGGCTCCCTCGGCTACCTCCCGCAGGACGCGCAAGCCGCCGACCCCGCCACCCTCCTCACCGACCGGATCCTCTCCGCCCGCGGCATGGACCGGGCCGTCCGCGCGCTGCGGGCCGCCGAAGACGCCATGGCGAAGGCCGGCGGCGCGGCCGCCCAGGAGCGGGCCATGGCCGCGTACGCCCGGGCGGAGGCCGACTTCCAGGCCCGCGGCGGATACGCCGCCGAGGCCGAGGCCGCCCGCGTCGCCGCCGGGGTGGGGCTGCCCGCCCGCAGCATGGGCGAACCGCTGGGCGCCCTGTCCGGCGGGCAGCGGCGGCGGGCCGAGCTGGCCCGCATCCTCTTCGCCGGCCACGGCACCCTGCTGCTCGACGAGCCGACCAACCACCTGGACGCCGACGCGACCGCCTGGCTGCGCACCTTCCTGACGTCCCACCAAGGCGGACTGGTGCTGATCAGCCACGACACCGGCCTGCTGGCCGACACCGTCAACCGCGTCTTCCACCTCGACGCGCACCGCGCCACCGTCGACGTCCACAACACCGGCTGGAGCGCGTACCTGGCCCGGCGCGGGGCCGACGAGCGGCGCCGCACCCGGGAACGGGCGAACGCCGAACGCAAGGCGGCCGCGCTGCGCACCCAGGCGGACCGGATGCGCGCGAACGTCGCGACCGCCGTCGCGGCGAAGAACATGGTCCGCCGCGCCGACCGGATGCTCGCCGCCCTCGAACCGGCCCGCCGGACGGAGCGGACGGCCCGGATCCGGCTGCCCGAGCCCGCCCCCTGCGGGCGCACCCCCCTGGGAGCCGTCAGCCTCGTCAAGGCCTACGGCGGCCGGAGCGTCCTCGGCGGCGTCGACCTCGCCGTCGACCGGGGCAGCCGCCTCGCCGTCCTCGGCCTCAACGGCGCCGGCAAGACCACGCTGCTGAAGATCCTCGCCGGGCGCGAGGCCCCCGACAGCGGCCGCGTCGTCCACGGCCACGGCCTGCGCCTCGGCTACTTCGCCCAGGAGCACGAGACGCTCGACCCCGCGCTGACGGTGCGGCAGAACCTGGCCGCGGCCGCTCCCCATCTGAGCGACGGGGAGGCCCGGCACGTGCTCGGAGCCTTCCTCTTCGGCGGCGACGACGCCGACAAGCCGGCCGGGGTGCTCTCCGGAGGCGAGAGGACCAGGCTGGCCCTGGCCGGCCTGGTGCACTCCGGCGCCAACGTGCTGCTGCTGGACGAGCCGACCAACAACCTCGACCCGGCCTCGCGCGACGAGGTGCTCGGTGCGGTCGGCGCCTACCCCGGCGCCCTCGTGATGGTGACGCACGACGAGGGCGCCGTCGAGGCGCTGCGCCCGGACCGGGTCCTCCTGCTGCCGGACGGCACGGAGGACCTGTGGGACGACGGCTACCTGGATCTGGTGTCCTCGGCCTGA